One window of Tachysurus vachellii isolate PV-2020 chromosome 21, HZAU_Pvac_v1, whole genome shotgun sequence genomic DNA carries:
- the LOC132864247 gene encoding LOW QUALITY PROTEIN: putative gustatory receptor clone PTE03 (The sequence of the model RefSeq protein was modified relative to this genomic sequence to represent the inferred CDS: substituted 1 base at 1 genomic stop codon) has product MKXMDNSTSITYFSLEGHVSLEYYRYFYFTFALTVYLMIICFNTVIISIIYKNKHLHEPMYIFIAALLCNSLFGSTALYPKLLTDLLSENQITSYEACIFQAFCMYTYASSEFVLLSAMAYDRYVSICKPLHYATILKMHIVKKLLFLSWFLPSCTIGITVLLTSRLQLCKFKLNRIYCDNYSIVKLSCKETSLNNIYGLFIFSITVFPPVIFIIYSYIKILSVCLKNSKDFRRKALQTCLPHLIIFIIFSVNVCFEIINSRIESKQIPHIITMIISVEYLLIPPLFNPIIYGLKLQEILNSIRRVISCKIRSHVSF; this is encoded by the coding sequence atgaaataaatggaTAATTCTACCAGCATTACATATTTCTCTCTGGAGGGACATGTGAGTTTAGAATACTACagatacttttattttacatttgccCTCACTGTTTATTTAATGATAATTTGCTTTAACACTGTTATCATTTCTatcatatacaaaaacaaacacttacatGAGCCCATGTACATTTTCATTGCAGCTTTGCTTTGTAATTCTCTGTTTGGATCGACTGCTCTTTATCCTAAACTGCTCACTGATTTACTGTCTGAAAATCAAATCACTTCTTATGAAGCTTGTATATTTCAGGCATTTTGTATGTACACCTATGCTTCATCAGAATTTGTACTGTTATCAGCTATGGCCTATGACAGATATGTGTCCATCTGTAAACCATTACACTATGCaactattttaaaaatgcacatTGTCAAAAAACTCCTATTTTTGTCATGGTTTTTGCCTTCTTGTACTATTGGTATAACAGTCCTACTAACATCTCGCCTTCAGCTGTgcaaatttaaattaaacagaatataCTGTGATAATTATTCAATTGTGAAATTAAGCTGTAAAGAAACATCTCTTAATAATATATATGGactttttattttcagcattaCTGTATTTCCTCCAGTGATCTTCATAATCTACTCGTACATTAAGAtactttctgtgtgtttaaagaatTCAAAAGATTTCAGAAGAAAAGCTCTACAAACCTGTTTACCACAtctgattattttcattattttttctgtcAACGTGTGTTTTGAAATTATTAATTCTAGAATAGAATCTAAACAAATTCCCCACATTATCACCATGATCATATCAGTAGAATATTTACTTATCCCCCCTCTATTCAATCCCATTATATATGGATTAAAACTGCAGGAGATTTTGAATAGTATTAGGAGAGTGATTTCATGTAAAATTAGGTCTCATGTTTCCTTTTAG